From the Deltaproteobacteria bacterium genome, one window contains:
- the gnd gene encoding decarboxylating 6-phosphogluconate dehydrogenase: MHIGMIGLGRMGMNMARRLVGGGHRVTATTRSRRKVREAVGYGVEGVHTPSELVAALPSPRVVWIMVPAGDPVDAVIAGIRDDLGEGDIIIDGGNTFYRDDLRRAGELAARGVRYVDVGTSGGIWGLEVGYCLMVGGDEGDFRFLEPLFRTLAPEGGYMHCGPTGAGHFVKMVHNAVEYGMMEAYGEGFELLKRSRYGGGLDMAAVARLWNNGSVVRSWLLELLERAFEADKDLEAVEPYVEDSGEGRWSVQEAVDLSVSLPAISAALFRRFRSRDPDSFAEKVLAALRKEFGGHAVKQRQ; this comes from the coding sequence ATGCACATAGGCATGATAGGTCTCGGGCGCATGGGCATGAACATGGCGCGTCGTCTTGTGGGCGGAGGTCACAGGGTGACGGCCACGACGCGGAGCCGCCGGAAGGTGCGCGAGGCCGTGGGTTACGGTGTGGAAGGCGTGCATACGCCCTCCGAGCTTGTAGCCGCGCTGCCGTCGCCGAGGGTGGTGTGGATCATGGTGCCGGCCGGCGACCCGGTTGACGCCGTCATCGCGGGCATACGCGACGACCTGGGGGAGGGCGACATCATAATAGACGGCGGAAACACCTTTTACAGGGACGACCTGAGGCGGGCCGGGGAGCTGGCGGCCCGCGGGGTGCGCTACGTGGACGTTGGCACGAGCGGCGGCATATGGGGGCTCGAGGTCGGCTACTGCCTCATGGTCGGCGGAGACGAGGGGGATTTCCGTTTCCTCGAACCCCTTTTCCGCACGCTGGCCCCGGAGGGCGGCTACATGCACTGCGGCCCCACCGGCGCGGGTCACTTCGTCAAGATGGTCCACAATGCCGTGGAGTACGGCATGATGGAGGCCTACGGCGAGGGGTTCGAGCTGCTCAAACGCTCCCGTTACGGCGGCGGACTCGACATGGCAGCCGTCGCCCGGCTCTGGAACAACGGCAGTGTTGTGCGCTCCTGGCTCCTCGAACTCCTGGAGAGGGCCTTCGAGGCCGACAAGGACCTCGAGGCCGTCGAGCCATACGTGGAGGACTCGGGCGAGGGGCGGTGGTCGGTGCAGGAGGCCGTGGACCTGAGCGTGAGCCTCCCGGCCATAAGCGCCGCCCTCTTCAGGCGTTTCCGCTCGCGTGATCCCGACAGCTTCGCAGAAAAGGTCCTGGCCGCTCTGCGCAAGGAATTCGGCGGCCACGCCGTCAAACAGCGGCAGTGA